Proteins found in one Balaenoptera acutorostrata chromosome 17, mBalAcu1.1, whole genome shotgun sequence genomic segment:
- the PDP1 gene encoding pyruvate dehyrogenase phosphatase catalytic subunit 1 isoform X1, translating to MDWPVPGRASAGVGAPAASTVALPLPRGIPVRSSSLPLFSDAMPAPTQLFFPLIRNCELSRIYGTACYCHHKHLCCSPPYIPQSRLRYTPHPTYATFYRPKESWWQYTQGRRYASTPQKFYLTPPQVNSILKANEYSFKVPEFDGKNVSSVLGFDSNQLPANAPIEDRRSAATCLQTRGMLLGVFDGHAGCACSQAVSERLFYYIAVSLLPHETLLEIENAVESGRALLPILQWHKHPNDYFSKEASKLYFNSLRTYWQELIDLNTGESTEIDVKEALINAFKRLDNDISLEAQVGDPNSFLNYLVLRVAFSGATACVAHVDGVDLHVANTGDSRAMLGVQEEDGSWSAVTLSNDHNAQNEREVERLKLEHPKNEAKSVVKQDRLLGLLMPFRAFGDVKFKWSIDLQKRVIESGPDQLNDNEYTKFIPPNYYTPPYLTAEPEVTYHRLRPQDKFLVLATDGLWETMHRQDVVRIVGEYLTGMHHQEPIAVGGYKVTLGQMHGLLTERRAKMSSVFEDQNAATHLIRHAVGNNEFGAVDHERLSKMLSLPEELARMYRDDITIIVVQFNSHVVGAYQKQE from the exons ATGGACTGGCCGGTCCCGGGGCGCGCCTCCGCCGGCGTTGGGGCCCCCGCCGCCTCTACTGTAGCTCTGCCTCTCCCGCGgg GAATCCCAGTCAGAAGTTCCAGCCTGCCGCTGTTCTCTGATGCCATGCCAGCACCAACTCAACTGTTTTTCCCTCTGATCCGTAACTGTGAACTGAGCAGAATCTATGGCACTGCGTGTTACTGCCACCACAAACATCTCTGCTGCTCACCCCCTTACATTCCTCAGAGTCGCCTGAGATATACACCCCATCCGACATATGCTACCTTTTATAGGCCAAAGGAGAGCTGGTGGCAGTACACCCAAGGAAGGAGATATGCTTCCACACCACAGAAATTTTACCTTACACCTCCACAAGTCAACAGCATCCTGAAAGCTAATGAATACAGTTTCAAAGTGCCAGAATTTGATGGCAAAAATGTCAGTTCTGTCCTTGGATTTGACAGCAATCAGCTGCCTGCGAATGCACCCATTGAGGACCGGAGAAGTGCAGCAACCTGCTTGCAGACCAGAGGGATGCTTTTGGGGGTTTTCGATGGCCATGCAGGCTGTGCTTGCTCCCAGGCGGTCAGTGAAAGACTCTTTTATTATATTGCTGTCTCTCTGTTACCCCATGAGACTTTGCTAGAGATCGAAAATGCGGTGGAGAGCGGTCGAGCACTGCTCCCCATTCTCCAGTGGCACAAGCATCCCAATGATTATTTCAGTAAGGAGGCATCCAAATTATATTTCAACAGCTTGAGGACTTACTGGCAAGAGCTTATAGACCTTAACACTGGGGAGTCGACTGAAATTGATGTTAAGGAGGCTTTGATTAATGCTTTCAAGAGGCTTGATAATGACATCTCCTTGGAGGCTCAAGTCGGTGATCCCAATTCTTTCCTCAACTACCTGGTGCTTCGAGTGGCATTTTCTGGGGCCACAGCTTGTGTGGCCCATGTGGATGGTGTTGACCTTCATGTGGCCAATACTGGTGATAGCAGAGCCATGCTGGGTGTGCAGGAAGAGGACGGCTCTTGGTCGGCAGTCACTCTGTCTAATGACCACAATGCTCAGAATGAAAGAGAAGTGGAACGCCTGAAATTGGAGCACCCAAAGAATGAGGCCAAGAGTGTGGTGAAACAGGATCGGCTACTTGGCTTACTGATGCCTTTTAGGGCTTTTGGAGACGTAAAGTTCAAATGGAGCATTGACCTTCAAAAGAGAGTGATAGAATCTGGCCCAGACCAGCTGAATGACAACGAATATACCAAGTTTATCCCTCCTAATTATTACACACCTCCTTATCTCACTGCTGAGCCAGAAGTAACTTACCACCGATTAAGGCCACAGGATAAATTTCTGGTATTGGCGACTGATGGATTGTGGGAGACAATGCATAGGCAGGATGTGGTTAGGATTGTGGGTGAGTACCTAACAGGCATGCATCACCAAGAGCCGATAGCTGTTGGTGGCTATAAAGTGACTCTGGGACAGATGCATGGCCTTTTAACAGAACGGAGAGCCAAGATGTCATCGGTATTTGAGGATCAGAATGCAGCAACCCATCTAATTCGCCATGCTGTGGGCAACAACGAGTTTGGGGCTGTTGATCACGAGCGCCTCTCCAAAATGCTTAGTCTTCCTGAAGAGCTTGCTAGGATGTACAGGGATGACATTACAATCATTGTAGTTCAGTTCAATTCTCATGTCGTAGGGGCATATCAAAAGCAGGAATAG
- the PDP1 gene encoding pyruvate dehyrogenase phosphatase catalytic subunit 1 isoform X2: MCVCPGPRRIGIPVRSSSLPLFSDAMPAPTQLFFPLIRNCELSRIYGTACYCHHKHLCCSPPYIPQSRLRYTPHPTYATFYRPKESWWQYTQGRRYASTPQKFYLTPPQVNSILKANEYSFKVPEFDGKNVSSVLGFDSNQLPANAPIEDRRSAATCLQTRGMLLGVFDGHAGCACSQAVSERLFYYIAVSLLPHETLLEIENAVESGRALLPILQWHKHPNDYFSKEASKLYFNSLRTYWQELIDLNTGESTEIDVKEALINAFKRLDNDISLEAQVGDPNSFLNYLVLRVAFSGATACVAHVDGVDLHVANTGDSRAMLGVQEEDGSWSAVTLSNDHNAQNEREVERLKLEHPKNEAKSVVKQDRLLGLLMPFRAFGDVKFKWSIDLQKRVIESGPDQLNDNEYTKFIPPNYYTPPYLTAEPEVTYHRLRPQDKFLVLATDGLWETMHRQDVVRIVGEYLTGMHHQEPIAVGGYKVTLGQMHGLLTERRAKMSSVFEDQNAATHLIRHAVGNNEFGAVDHERLSKMLSLPEELARMYRDDITIIVVQFNSHVVGAYQKQE, translated from the exons atgtgtgtgtgtcccGGGCCCAGACGAATTG GAATCCCAGTCAGAAGTTCCAGCCTGCCGCTGTTCTCTGATGCCATGCCAGCACCAACTCAACTGTTTTTCCCTCTGATCCGTAACTGTGAACTGAGCAGAATCTATGGCACTGCGTGTTACTGCCACCACAAACATCTCTGCTGCTCACCCCCTTACATTCCTCAGAGTCGCCTGAGATATACACCCCATCCGACATATGCTACCTTTTATAGGCCAAAGGAGAGCTGGTGGCAGTACACCCAAGGAAGGAGATATGCTTCCACACCACAGAAATTTTACCTTACACCTCCACAAGTCAACAGCATCCTGAAAGCTAATGAATACAGTTTCAAAGTGCCAGAATTTGATGGCAAAAATGTCAGTTCTGTCCTTGGATTTGACAGCAATCAGCTGCCTGCGAATGCACCCATTGAGGACCGGAGAAGTGCAGCAACCTGCTTGCAGACCAGAGGGATGCTTTTGGGGGTTTTCGATGGCCATGCAGGCTGTGCTTGCTCCCAGGCGGTCAGTGAAAGACTCTTTTATTATATTGCTGTCTCTCTGTTACCCCATGAGACTTTGCTAGAGATCGAAAATGCGGTGGAGAGCGGTCGAGCACTGCTCCCCATTCTCCAGTGGCACAAGCATCCCAATGATTATTTCAGTAAGGAGGCATCCAAATTATATTTCAACAGCTTGAGGACTTACTGGCAAGAGCTTATAGACCTTAACACTGGGGAGTCGACTGAAATTGATGTTAAGGAGGCTTTGATTAATGCTTTCAAGAGGCTTGATAATGACATCTCCTTGGAGGCTCAAGTCGGTGATCCCAATTCTTTCCTCAACTACCTGGTGCTTCGAGTGGCATTTTCTGGGGCCACAGCTTGTGTGGCCCATGTGGATGGTGTTGACCTTCATGTGGCCAATACTGGTGATAGCAGAGCCATGCTGGGTGTGCAGGAAGAGGACGGCTCTTGGTCGGCAGTCACTCTGTCTAATGACCACAATGCTCAGAATGAAAGAGAAGTGGAACGCCTGAAATTGGAGCACCCAAAGAATGAGGCCAAGAGTGTGGTGAAACAGGATCGGCTACTTGGCTTACTGATGCCTTTTAGGGCTTTTGGAGACGTAAAGTTCAAATGGAGCATTGACCTTCAAAAGAGAGTGATAGAATCTGGCCCAGACCAGCTGAATGACAACGAATATACCAAGTTTATCCCTCCTAATTATTACACACCTCCTTATCTCACTGCTGAGCCAGAAGTAACTTACCACCGATTAAGGCCACAGGATAAATTTCTGGTATTGGCGACTGATGGATTGTGGGAGACAATGCATAGGCAGGATGTGGTTAGGATTGTGGGTGAGTACCTAACAGGCATGCATCACCAAGAGCCGATAGCTGTTGGTGGCTATAAAGTGACTCTGGGACAGATGCATGGCCTTTTAACAGAACGGAGAGCCAAGATGTCATCGGTATTTGAGGATCAGAATGCAGCAACCCATCTAATTCGCCATGCTGTGGGCAACAACGAGTTTGGGGCTGTTGATCACGAGCGCCTCTCCAAAATGCTTAGTCTTCCTGAAGAGCTTGCTAGGATGTACAGGGATGACATTACAATCATTGTAGTTCAGTTCAATTCTCATGTCGTAGGGGCATATCAAAAGCAGGAATAG
- the PDP1 gene encoding pyruvate dehyrogenase phosphatase catalytic subunit 1 isoform X3, with translation MPAPTQLFFPLIRNCELSRIYGTACYCHHKHLCCSPPYIPQSRLRYTPHPTYATFYRPKESWWQYTQGRRYASTPQKFYLTPPQVNSILKANEYSFKVPEFDGKNVSSVLGFDSNQLPANAPIEDRRSAATCLQTRGMLLGVFDGHAGCACSQAVSERLFYYIAVSLLPHETLLEIENAVESGRALLPILQWHKHPNDYFSKEASKLYFNSLRTYWQELIDLNTGESTEIDVKEALINAFKRLDNDISLEAQVGDPNSFLNYLVLRVAFSGATACVAHVDGVDLHVANTGDSRAMLGVQEEDGSWSAVTLSNDHNAQNEREVERLKLEHPKNEAKSVVKQDRLLGLLMPFRAFGDVKFKWSIDLQKRVIESGPDQLNDNEYTKFIPPNYYTPPYLTAEPEVTYHRLRPQDKFLVLATDGLWETMHRQDVVRIVGEYLTGMHHQEPIAVGGYKVTLGQMHGLLTERRAKMSSVFEDQNAATHLIRHAVGNNEFGAVDHERLSKMLSLPEELARMYRDDITIIVVQFNSHVVGAYQKQE, from the coding sequence ATGCCAGCACCAACTCAACTGTTTTTCCCTCTGATCCGTAACTGTGAACTGAGCAGAATCTATGGCACTGCGTGTTACTGCCACCACAAACATCTCTGCTGCTCACCCCCTTACATTCCTCAGAGTCGCCTGAGATATACACCCCATCCGACATATGCTACCTTTTATAGGCCAAAGGAGAGCTGGTGGCAGTACACCCAAGGAAGGAGATATGCTTCCACACCACAGAAATTTTACCTTACACCTCCACAAGTCAACAGCATCCTGAAAGCTAATGAATACAGTTTCAAAGTGCCAGAATTTGATGGCAAAAATGTCAGTTCTGTCCTTGGATTTGACAGCAATCAGCTGCCTGCGAATGCACCCATTGAGGACCGGAGAAGTGCAGCAACCTGCTTGCAGACCAGAGGGATGCTTTTGGGGGTTTTCGATGGCCATGCAGGCTGTGCTTGCTCCCAGGCGGTCAGTGAAAGACTCTTTTATTATATTGCTGTCTCTCTGTTACCCCATGAGACTTTGCTAGAGATCGAAAATGCGGTGGAGAGCGGTCGAGCACTGCTCCCCATTCTCCAGTGGCACAAGCATCCCAATGATTATTTCAGTAAGGAGGCATCCAAATTATATTTCAACAGCTTGAGGACTTACTGGCAAGAGCTTATAGACCTTAACACTGGGGAGTCGACTGAAATTGATGTTAAGGAGGCTTTGATTAATGCTTTCAAGAGGCTTGATAATGACATCTCCTTGGAGGCTCAAGTCGGTGATCCCAATTCTTTCCTCAACTACCTGGTGCTTCGAGTGGCATTTTCTGGGGCCACAGCTTGTGTGGCCCATGTGGATGGTGTTGACCTTCATGTGGCCAATACTGGTGATAGCAGAGCCATGCTGGGTGTGCAGGAAGAGGACGGCTCTTGGTCGGCAGTCACTCTGTCTAATGACCACAATGCTCAGAATGAAAGAGAAGTGGAACGCCTGAAATTGGAGCACCCAAAGAATGAGGCCAAGAGTGTGGTGAAACAGGATCGGCTACTTGGCTTACTGATGCCTTTTAGGGCTTTTGGAGACGTAAAGTTCAAATGGAGCATTGACCTTCAAAAGAGAGTGATAGAATCTGGCCCAGACCAGCTGAATGACAACGAATATACCAAGTTTATCCCTCCTAATTATTACACACCTCCTTATCTCACTGCTGAGCCAGAAGTAACTTACCACCGATTAAGGCCACAGGATAAATTTCTGGTATTGGCGACTGATGGATTGTGGGAGACAATGCATAGGCAGGATGTGGTTAGGATTGTGGGTGAGTACCTAACAGGCATGCATCACCAAGAGCCGATAGCTGTTGGTGGCTATAAAGTGACTCTGGGACAGATGCATGGCCTTTTAACAGAACGGAGAGCCAAGATGTCATCGGTATTTGAGGATCAGAATGCAGCAACCCATCTAATTCGCCATGCTGTGGGCAACAACGAGTTTGGGGCTGTTGATCACGAGCGCCTCTCCAAAATGCTTAGTCTTCCTGAAGAGCTTGCTAGGATGTACAGGGATGACATTACAATCATTGTAGTTCAGTTCAATTCTCATGTCGTAGGGGCATATCAAAAGCAGGAATAG